tggaaaaaggggaaggacgccaatgaatgatgtatttgtggaggaggaaatagactcgtagggaaactcattttcgacaaatttgacatgacgagatatgtagactttatgagtttgtgggtcaagacagcgataacccttggaggtaggatgatagcccaaaaaaatacaaggacgggatcggggttgtaatttgtgagtaatatgagggcgtagccaagggtaggcaagacacccaaagacgcggaggttggtataattgggaagttcttggtaaaggagttgatagggtgatttgttggagagagtgtgactgggcattctgttaatgaggtagtttgcggtggctagagcttctacccaaaaggagacagggagatgagattgatgtagaagagtaaccaccgtttcaatgagatggcgatgcttacgctcagccaccccattctgttcgggagtgtatggacaggaggtttgatgtataattcccagggattgcagaaactggccaaagatgttattgacatattcctttccattgtcacttcgaaaaagtttaacatgagaattgaattgtgttttgaccattttttcaaaagtgacaaaggtggtgtatgcctgtgatttgtgttttagtgggtacaaccaagtgtattttgtaaaatcatccacaaaacaaatataatagcgaaaaccagcaaatgaaggaacagcagtaggaccccataggtcagaatgaataagttgaaaaggtgcagttgtacgcttctcagataaagtgaaaggtaatttatgagatttagcaattgaacaggagtcacaattgtttacatgaatggaagaaaaacctaattgagacattaaagaatttattatttgagtagacgggtgacccagacgactgtgccacaacagactgtggccatcagccgaaagagccaccggagccacaggaacgctttctgaaactgggtgggcagacgaacttgtgccaggaagaacgtacagaccatgctcacaggggccctgaaaaatcaccctcttggtagtattgtctaggatctgaaaatcattagaggtgaacaagagtgagcaattattgtcttttgtgaattggtgaactgaaaggagattggatttaatagaagggacgtgggtaaggttacctaggtgaaagatagcggtgggggttttaatggtacccgtgccagtgtgagaaatattaagggactcaccgttgccaacagtaataccattggagccatgatatggatttggagcgttaagcttggatagatcagaagtaacgtgcatgttggccccagtatccaacagccattcagaggaagggccggcttgagatgcataattggcacggttatcactatttcggctctcctcataccgaaaccagcaacgagcagcggtgtgtcctgttttctgacagatttgacaagttggacgatcccgctcgtaagtgccctgcccgccgctggaagatgactgcccgccgctgccgaaggagtgcaggctgttgttgctgccgtgctgctgaccgtcgtacggcggacgactgccctgccgaccgccgcgcccgcggcctccgctgtttctgccgtagccgccgcggctcccctgccggccgccaccacgccccccgcgatagttctggcttgcggtgagggcggtggccggctccataacagcggcttctcggagaagaagtttgctctccagatccacgttgatttcttcactttttagccacgaggagagagtagccaggtcaacgggcgttggactgatgcgaaccgcctgtttaatggaggagtaagctgatgggagcccccgaacgacgcacatgacgagatctttttcgggaatgatttcgttcacggtgtcgagggctgtgatgatggtggagacctcgtctaaatactccgccatagttttcgtgcctttggtaattgtgtggagacgatcacgcaattgaaaaatatgagagtgggaaattgatgcatagcgtgttgcgagggccgtccacagggctgaagcagttgtgtaggatcggacgtgtttctgaaccgtgggagagatgaccgcaatcaaacatgatcggatctggccatccacggctttccaggcggcatgggccggattggttttttctgatttgtccgtggcggtgatgactgccggcggcggttctgtgcttccatcgacgtatttgagaaggtaattggcctcaagggctgtaagaacggtgattttccatgtagggtaatttatgtctgataatttttcgggaatcagggcatgaagatgcctgagaaggagtttaacgccagaaggaagtgaatcgagaggatccacctcggttgtcatggctgccgccacccaagagaagagagggaacgatcggtgccctaaagagagaaaaaaacctagataaaagaagatctaggtattctagctcttgataccatgaaggaatattgattgtattgaagtgttgaactaataagggaatacatgggagatatatataggagatataggaaggagtactaatcctaataggactagaattaaggagtactaatcctaataggactaggattagtatacagtaaatactaatattatttaatactatttatttaatactatctgttattagtttatttaatacttttattgTTTAGTCTTGAGCCGTCACTTGTTATTGTATTTCTCTTTAGATTTTTCCAAACTTGGAAACAAAGTTTGCTTGATGATATACAAAATTGGAGGTTCCTTCAGTAACTCTAATAAAGGAGAAGGAAGGAAAACAGTGGCGGACCCAGGATTTTCGTTCAGGATgtttgaaaaatagaaatataaacGTGCACATAAGTCTTTTGAAATGGAccctttgaatttttttgggttCAAACCACACTTTTGTCacgtttttaaataaaaaatgcttgaaaaacaattgattttttaatataaaaataaactgaaactataaaggaaaataaataaatgttgttgtAGGGATTCAAACTTGTAGTGTGCAGCTCAATATTCAGTGCTCTTACCATAAAGCCATCTATTTTCATTTGTTATTGAGAGGTTCAAAATATATGCATCTAcagaaatacaaaaaatttatcttATATGTATCATGTATTTTTTTGCCGAGGTTGTTTGGGTGAACAGCCTAGACCTAACGTGGGTCCGCCCCTGAAGGTAGAAGTCTTACTATGAAGTGGACTTTTATATACATGTGTTATATTGTCTTTATATCTGAATTATGATTGGCTTCTCTTTTTTGATGACTAATGAGTGTGTTAAATTATGGTTAATACAAATACTTGTGCAAAGCAAGCTGTCAGTAGGATTTGATGTTCTTCATCTTgacttttctttctttgttaatAAGATTTTTAGCCATCGAAATATCTAATACTTTCTCTGTTTCTTTGTTAATCAGATTTCATAATGCCTCGACTGCATGGTTCTAATGCTCGATCACCGATTTGGAATCACTGtgaaaaacttgaagaaaaagaagatggaTCGTGGACAGTGAAATGTATTCATTGTGGCCGAATTACTTATTACCATTCGCACTATAATGGACTTCCTCCTTAAGAAAGCTTATTAAGCGTTATTTGGAAAATAGAAACCAAAATCGTCAACCAGCAAGGATTGATGACTAGTTATTATTTTGCTTACTTGAACATTAAATATTAGCACTATGTTTGGACTTAATTTTTCGGTTGTCTGACtgctattttttaaattttgtttttgcatgtgtGGGCTGTGGCAGACTGCAGTGACTTTATGTTAAGACAATTTTAAGTTGTGCTGCATTTTGAATTCTCCAATGTTGCAGGCTTGCAGCTTGTAGTACTActgtttatttcattatttcattatgaTATTTCATACATGTGTTGAGATATGAGAAGTTTATCGAAGTGTTGTTGTTTTAATGTCGTAGTTGTTGGCGGTTGGATATGGACTATTAAGTGATTGCATTGTGATATTGTGTAAGAATATGAGTTGCTGGCTTGCTGATGTGCTGACTTTTGAGTGTTTAGTGTTGATTGTTCACTGTTCACTTGTAATTATACAAGTGATGTTGACGGCTAGGCTTACGAGTGTTGTGTTGTGTTGAGAATTTGGACATCAGGCCTTACGAGTATGTCTGCTCTGTCGAGTGTTGACTAGTAGAAAGTTTTGTGTTGAGAGTTGGGCGAGCATAAATTCATACTTTGAGAGTTGGGTGAGCGTAAGTGCATACTGTGAGAGCTCATTGTGTGATTGATCTAGAATATTATGTTAGAGTTCATTGTGTGATTGATCTAGAATATAATCTAATGTGATATTCACTTCTTGTATCTTGGTTGTCTCTCAATTTATTCCTAGCTTTTTTCCTAATGAACATCAACAATAATTAGTCTCTCAAATGTTGGAGatgaattttattgttgttcAGTTTAATTAAGTGTCTTGAAAGTCCAAGAAACTTGTAAAATCAGAAACAAGTCCAGCAAAAGAATCATTGACCGTTTCATTTGAAATATACATTAAAGTTAGTTTATTGTTCCTTCTTTATCCCCATAATTTTCTAATTCTGTTTCAGTTTGTGCTATACATAATACATGTTTTGCCCCTCAACATTTGTTAGCAAGTAAAAGAAAGTTAGAGAAGCCTTGATCGAGCACTGTTTGAGTGTTTTGTAATGGCCTTGATATGTTCttcatgtaatttttaattttaaaaaattgtgtgaTATGTTAACAGTTAACCTGATAACCGAACCGATAAAGGACGATAACTGATTAACCGATAACTGATTAACCGATAGCTGAATGGTTCTTTAACGGTTTAGCTAGTTTACAAACCGATAACCGATAAGTGAAATCGATAATGTTCAAAACCAAACAGAACCGACCGATATGCAGCCTTAATCGGGGAGATTCATCCTAGATAATTCCAGTGGGCCCGTCATCCCTTGACCTTCCTTCGATTAATAAAAGGgaatttgttttaaattaacTTAAGCCGTCCTATCATTCATTGGTTAGGGTTAGAGAAAAAGGCTAGCTGGAAATAATTATTAGGATTCATAGTCTTAGACTTGTAGGACTCCTAGTTGTAATTTTAGTTGTACTAGGTTACCTATCCCCTTACCAATATCCCCTTTGTAGTCATTATATATAGATGAATGGAGATGGACAACGACTCATTGAGCCTTTTATTAATTCTCTGTACATGGTATCAGAAGTTCAGGGCAATCGAAAATGAATTCCATAATCCAAGTCATTCTTTTCTTACTTGTAAGTTAATAATATGACTTCCAGCCACTTCTTCCCTCTTTTTCAGATGTCACGCTTCCTTTTTCTACTACAGATTCTTCACCTACTCAATCTACATCTATTGTTACCTTGGGATTGTCTACTTCAGTCTTCTCATTTCCTCCTTTGCCTTGTTTTTCTCCTCCTCTTTCTCTCCAAAACGTTGGTCCAAGCATTCTTCCAGGTTCTTCTATCGGCCAAATTTCCTTACCTTCACTCCCACTTCACACTAGACAAATGGAACCAATAATTCCATCTCACTTCCAC
This portion of the Solanum pennellii chromosome 12, SPENNV200 genome encodes:
- the LOC107006668 gene encoding uncharacterized protein LOC107006668 isoform X2, which encodes MQLVIEYEGAIVEYANGDIGMTLHLKFVDTVDKNCTDFIMPRLHGSNARSPIWNHCEKLEEKEDGSWTVKCIHCGRITYYHSHYNGLPP